From Xyrauchen texanus isolate HMW12.3.18 chromosome 12, RBS_HiC_50CHRs, whole genome shotgun sequence, one genomic window encodes:
- the LOC127653217 gene encoding transmembrane protein 100-like: MMPQNMLIFDPAMPTEPVKDGMTIPRTPERILAEKTNNNEAPQQPQPLATSVTIPLVNEVELMAATGGAELSCYRCTVPFGVVVLIAGIVVTAVAYSFNTHGSTISYFGLVLLSAGLVLLALSAVCWKVRMERKKERRRESQTALMAHQRSIFA, from the coding sequence ATGATGCCGCAAAACATGCTGATCTTCGACCCTGCGATGCCCACTGAGCCAGTTAAAGACGGCATGACGATCCCCAGAACCCCTGAGCGAATTCTGGCAGAGAAAACTAACAACAACGAGGCTCCTCAACAACCACAGCCACTAGCGACATCAGTCACCATCCCTCTCGTCAACGAGGTGGAGTTAATGGCGGCCACCGGAGGGGCGGAGCTATCCTGTTACCGCTGCACTGTGCCATTTGGAGTGGTGGTTCTGATCGCTGGCATTGTGGTGACCGCTGTGGCATACAGCTTCAACACTCACGGTTCGACCATTTCGTACTTTGGACTTGTTCTGCTCTCGGCCGGGCTGGTTCTGCTTGCTCTGAGTGCTGTTTGTTGGAAAGTTCgtatggaaagaaagaaagagcgaAGAAGAGAAAGTCAAACGGCTTTGATGGCACACCAAAGAAGCATCTTTGCTTGA